From the genome of Gracilinanus agilis isolate LMUSP501 chromosome 2, AgileGrace, whole genome shotgun sequence, one region includes:
- the CRIP1 gene encoding cysteine-rich protein 1, protein MPKCPKCQKEVYFAERVTSLGKDWHRPCLKCEKCGKTLTSGGHAEHEGKPYCNHPCYAAMFGPKGFGRGGAESHTFK, encoded by the exons ATGCCCAAGTGTCCTAAGTGCCAGAAGGAAGTGTATTTTG CTGAACGAGTAACATCCTTGGGGAAGGACTGGCATCGCCCTTGCCTGAAATgtgaaaaatgtggaaagacacTGACATCAGGAGGTCATGCAGAG CATGAAGGGAAGCCCTATTGTAACCATCCCTGCTATGCAGCCATGTTTGGGCCCAAAG GTTTTGGAAGAGGAGGTGCTGAGAGTCATACCTTCAAGTAA